The Candidatus Hydrogenedentota bacterium DNA segment TTCTTGTGGCCTTCTATGCGCTGTTGTCGAGCTCTTACTCGCTTTGGCTGAAGCGTTTTGTCATGGTTGACGTGCTGGTGCTTTCCGGTCTGTATTCGCTGCGGATCCTCGGGGGCGGCTTGGCGACGGATACCGCTGTTTCCCGATGGCTCCTTGCTTTCTCGGGTTTTTTCTTTCTGTCGCTTGCTTTCGCGAAACGCTATACGGAATTGCACCTGCTTTCCTTTACGAATGGCCCTGGTCAGCAAGCAGCAGGACGCGGTTACCGGGTGCAGGATTTGAGCCTTCTGGAAACGCTCGGGCCCACCTCCGGCTACATGGCCGTGCTTGTGTTCGCGCTCTATATCAACAGCGAGCAAATGGCCCGGTACTACGCCAACCCCTGGGCCTTGTGGCTGATCTGCCCCGTGCTTGTATACTGGATTTCACGCGTATGGTTCGTTGCGAAACGGGGAGAACTTCATGATGACCCCGTCGTCTTTGCCTTGAGCGACGCGTCGAGCTGGTTGGCGGGGCTGCTGGTGCTAGTCCTGGCACTGCTGGCTGTTTTCTTCCCGCGAGTTCCCTTTGCGGGGACGAACTGACGCGTCATTGCGGCACACGTTGCGCGGCTTGCCTTCTCAGCACGCGTGGAAAGCCGGGCATGCCTTATGTTGCATTTGGCGCTTCCGCGGCCTGGATACTCCTGACGATGCTCCGAAGCACCAATACAAACGCCGCCAGCACGAACAAGACGCAGAAGCTGAACACGAATGCAACAGCCGCGTAGAGGAGAAACTGCGCGCCGGGAGGCTCTTCAGGATACGTCGGCGGCGAGACAATCTGGAACTCGTCGATTGTATTGGCCAAGGCCAATTCCGCCTGCAGGTGGCTTTCGGCCAGGCTCTTGAAGATGTCCTCGGCGGTCTTGAAATCACGCCCCAATGCCTCTTCCATCGTCTTGCGTTCGCGCGAAAGCTGATCCACCTTCATTTCAGTGACACGCTGCTCCCGCATTAAGCCATACATCCGCTCCCTGTTTACCTTGTTCAGGTCGGCTTCTTTGGCGCGATCCAGCATGAGCAACGCTTTGCGCCTGGCGAGATAGTCCGCTTGAAGGGATTCAAGGTCCTTCTGCAAGGTTGCGATATCTTGCTCGACTCTGGTCAACTCCAACGGGGCGGAGGCCAGAACAATGCGGGCTTCCGAAAGCTCCTTCTGAAGCAGAACCGCTACGGGATTACCTCCGGAAGACTCTACACGAAAAGCCTCTATACGCCTGCGCACTTCAGGGGATAACGTAGGGGGAGTCCTGAGTTGTGTCTCCTCGGGACTTCCCCCCGGCGTCAGGCTGGGGCTTTGGGGGGTCTCAAGTGCGTCTTGGAGCTTCTCTTCTTGTTTCTCCTGCACGGCGCGGTGAGGCAGCTTTGTATAGGATTGAACTACATCCTCGATTTTCCGCTCTTCTTTCTCCCGCAAAGTGCGATGGGAGAATTCAGTATAAGATTTCACAAGTTCCGTGAGCTTTTCGCGGCGCTCTTTTTCAGCCGCCAGGGTTTGTGAAGCGCGTTCTTTCATCTCTTGTTCACGCAAGGCATCGGTTTCGCTGGGTGCAACACGGACAGGCTCGATTTCTTCTTTCCCCTCCGATACTCCGATCTCCCACGAGATCCGGTCAACGCCTTCAATCCCTGTGAGAGCTTCCGGCGCTTCGAGTTGCGCGGCCAGTTCGGCCAACGTTGCCCTGGCCTGCTCCAGCTCGCGCGATTTCCGCGCTTTGGCCAGTTCCAGTCCTCCCAGAATGCTCTTCTTGGCGTCAATGTTCGCCTCGGCCAACGGGAGAGCGAATTCGGCTTCAGCAGCAGCTATACGAGTGTCCCACGCATCCGCCGTATCCTGCAGAATCTTGATTGTCTCCGTCTCGTACCCCTGTTCGACCGCCAAGCGCTCGGCCTTCAAAGATTCCAGAAGCTGATTGCCTTCATCCGTGGTGCTATTGAGTTTGCCAGCCAATTGTTCCAGAGACGCACGCTGCTCCCCGGTCTCATTCTTAAGATACCGGGCGGTTTCCTCTTTGGCGGAAAAGGTGACGGTTTTTGCCCAGTCGCGCGCGGCTTCGACCCAGAGAGTGGCCAAATTGTATGCCTTGTCGGCATCCTGTGCCGAGACCCGCATCTCGATTGTGGGATAGTATTCGACGGTGTACGGCGTCTTGATCTCCAAGCGCGACATAGGACTCAGCATTCGCCGCAACTGGGCCACGGTAAGAAGATTCTCCGAACCTTGAACATGGTACGTGTTATAGGCTTGAGCAACCAGCGACAGCATTCCCTCAGATTGAAGAAAGAGCACATAGTCTGTTACATCGAGCGGTTGAGGCAGAAGATTTTTATTGGGTTCTACCCGCTGTTCAGCGCCTTCCTTTGCCGTTCCCACCAGTATCTGCTGCGGCCGCACGATGGCGATGGTCTCACTTACAAAGGAAGGTTCGTATGTGAGCGCAACGTATGCCCCCACAATGAGCGCGAGGACTGTCGAGACGAGGGCGATCCACCTCAGATTCGGGCGCAACCGAACGAACAGACGCGCAAAATCCGCCAATTGACCCCACTCGTTGTTCACGTTCACCTCCATCGGCCTTCCCGCCCCCCCAGGCGTGCCGCGTCATGAGGCAGGTTCTCCGGCCATTGACGCACTCTCTTCAACTCTTCATCCGCAACGAGGAACACCCTGCAATCGGAACAAAGGCCCGCGCCCCCGGCGCCAGACCATTCCGTTCGTAGTACTCGCGATTCAATCGTTCCACCACAAGCTCGCGGGCGTTCGACTCAGCCAGCACCATCATGCAACCGCCCAAACCGGCCCCCGAGAGCTGGGCGCCAAGCACTCCGGGCGTAGCCGAAGCGATGTCCGCCATCTGATCGATCTGAGGAATGCTGCAGGCGTACGAACCGGGCTGTGCATACAGCTGTGCCGCAAACACGCGCTGCGGATCTTCACTCTGCAGGTCGCTGATGCGGCCGGTCAAGTAGCTGTCATCCAGGGGAGCGACAAATGGCGCGCCGTCTTTGCCGCTGACGCGGTCCCCGTCATGTGAGACGTTCATGAGCCATCCGACCCGTTCCATATCCTTCTCCAGAAGAAGACGGTGCAACAAGTTACTTCGCTCGCATTCTGAAATCCCGAACAGCAGACGTGCACGCAGAGGATAGTGCTCCCGGGCGCTATGCATCGCCGTAATTCGGTCGAACACGTCCTTCCCGATGGTTTGTTTCAAGGCATCGGCATTTACGACCTCGGGGACATCCAGCAGTATCCGGTAGATGTCCGCTAACCGCACCCCAAGCCCGTGCGGGGAGATGTCGCGCAGATGATTCATAAGAGGAGCATAGTTCGGGAACAGCTTTCGTACCCAGTGAACAGCGAGCTCGTACGAGGCTACGCGTTCGTTGAAGGCATCGCGTGCGCCTGCCGCCTTCCGCGCCTGAACCCGGGAATCCGCGATAATGAGCGAGTACCCATCCGGAAACGGGACATATCCCCGGATGGCAAACGGGAAAAAGCCCACCGTCACAACCTGTCCGAATTGACTGAGTTTCACCGCGGCATGATCCGCGCTGCCGCCGCGCGTCCCCACAAACCATTCGCCTTCCCCGCACAAATACACGAGATCGTTCGGGGTGACGTCCAATCCGTTTGTAAGTACCAGCGCTTCCCCCATCGCGACAACGAGTGCCGACGACGAACTCAAACCCGCCGCCATGGGAATGTCGCCGCTGACGACGCAGTCCACGCCATGGATGCGCCGGTCCCTGAATTTCTCCTGCAACCGGAGCATGGGGGCCTTGAGGTAGTTGCCCCAGTTCCCCTGCAGGTCGCTGACCATCTTGAGCACCTCTTCACTGTTGACGAAGTCACGCCACTGGTCCAAACGAACCTGCCGAAGAAGGTCGTCCGCCGAGAATTCGAGGTCTTCGAAAGTGTCCGCGTCAAAATTGTGAGCCCGCACCAACGCGTCCTTTCGAGGGCGGGCCACCAGGATGTGTTCGCGGTCGATTGCCGTCAGGTTGACGCACCCGCCACGATGGTCAACATGCCGCCCCATCAGATTGATGCGCCCGGGAGCGCGAATTACCGCGACATCCCCGTCCGTGCCATACCGCTGGATAAAAAGCTCCACCGTCCGTAGAAGTTGGGAGCGTTTCTCCTCACACAGGCTCTGATTACCGCCGTATATGGCCTTCAACATGCCTGTCAAGGCGCCATCGGGAGTCGAAAGGATCCGTGCCCAGGTTTCGGGCGGCTTAAACAGCTCCGGGTCGAGAACAACGCGCTCCGCGGTATCAAGTCCCAGTTTGGCCCGGAAATGCTCCTC contains these protein-coding regions:
- a CDS encoding UbiA family prenyltransferase, which produces MKTTSMGRIGCVLQVLRPHQWTKNALVFLPVVLAQRLNEWNVWVLGILAFAVFCLAASGVYVVNDILDIEADRQHPSKKNRPFAAGALSPRSGIILAVSLLLAALALAAAALPSGAVLLVAFYALLSSSYSLWLKRFVMVDVLVLSGLYSLRILGGGLATDTAVSRWLLAFSGFFFLSLAFAKRYTELHLLSFTNGPGQQAAGRGYRVQDLSLLETLGPTSGYMAVLVFALYINSEQMARYYANPWALWLICPVLVYWISRVWFVAKRGELHDDPVVFALSDASSWLAGLLVLVLALLAVFFPRVPFAGTN
- a CDS encoding NTP transferase domain-containing protein; translated protein: MPQRGKPGRLASIILCAGKGRRMQSPKTPKVCFPVAGKPAVCHLMESLESLGSAPNVLVVGHLAGTVVEEVGPRFPNALFAFQAELLGTGHAARQGANVLSRLGYEGPVLVVAGDKLIEPRTLEKVLATFERDKPDMALVVAPKHRWPNAGRIVTDEKGHLLKIIEKADLKKAEQEGWTFPIGGEDRTAKEVEDSVKWVNQAVYLFRGPALYEALAHLRRDNVQKEEYLTDTIDYLVSKGKQVIPVPVDKPEDVLGFNSPPELLEIEEHFRAKLGLDTAERVVLDPELFKPPETWARILSTPDGALTGMLKAIYGGNQSLCEEKRSQLLRTVELFIQRYGTDGDVAVIRAPGRINLMGRHVDHRGGCVNLTAIDREHILVARPRKDALVRAHNFDADTFEDLEFSADDLLRQVRLDQWRDFVNSEEVLKMVSDLQGNWGNYLKAPMLRLQEKFRDRRIHGVDCVVSGDIPMAAGLSSSSALVVAMGEALVLTNGLDVTPNDLVYLCGEGEWFVGTRGGSADHAAVKLSQFGQVVTVGFFPFAIRGYVPFPDGYSLIIADSRVQARKAAGARDAFNERVASYELAVHWVRKLFPNYAPLMNHLRDISPHGLGVRLADIYRILLDVPEVVNADALKQTIGKDVFDRITAMHSAREHYPLRARLLFGISECERSNLLHRLLLEKDMERVGWLMNVSHDGDRVSGKDGAPFVAPLDDSYLTGRISDLQSEDPQRVFAAQLYAQPGSYACSIPQIDQMADIASATPGVLGAQLSGAGLGGCMMVLAESNARELVVERLNREYYERNGLAPGARAFVPIAGCSSLRMKS